One genomic window of Ancylothrix sp. D3o includes the following:
- a CDS encoding photosystem I reaction center protein subunit XI: MADPRDMEMVKPFNGDPFVGNLETPINSSAFSKAFIGNLPAYRRGLSPLVRGLEIGLAHGYFLIGPWVILGPLRDYEKAANLGGLISALSLVLIATACMSVYGLVSFGQDAGYPTQNPQAPDPLKTAEGWSQLTAGFFIGGMGGAFVAYFLLENFASVDAIFRGFVHS, translated from the coding sequence ATGGCCGATCCAAGAGATATGGAAATGGTCAAACCGTTTAACGGCGACCCGTTCGTAGGAAATCTTGAAACTCCGATCAATTCTTCTGCTTTCTCAAAGGCTTTCATCGGTAATTTGCCGGCCTACCGCAGAGGTTTGTCTCCGTTAGTTCGCGGATTGGAAATTGGCTTAGCTCATGGTTATTTCCTGATTGGCCCTTGGGTTATCCTGGGCCCGCTGCGGGACTATGAAAAGGCGGCCAATTTAGGCGGATTAATTTCTGCTCTGTCTTTGGTATTAATTGCCACTGCTTGTATGTCAGTCTATGGTCTGGTATCTTTTGGGCAAGATGCCGGTTATCCCACTCAAAATCCTCAAGCTCCTGATCCTCTTAAAACTGCTGAAGGTTGGAGTCAGCTAACGGCTGGTTTCTTTATTGGCGGTATGGGTGGCGCTTTTGTGGCCTATTTCCTGTTAGAAAATTTTGCCAGTGTGGATGCTATTTTCCGGGGCTTTGTCCACAGTTAA